From the Lathyrus oleraceus cultivar Zhongwan6 chromosome 4, CAAS_Psat_ZW6_1.0, whole genome shotgun sequence genome, one window contains:
- the LOC127138725 gene encoding eukaryotic translation initiation factor 3 subunit K: MGREPAKPQQQGQETDYTVDQLVAFNRYNPDIFPDLENSVNEQVSSQTYSLESNLCLLRLYQFEPEKLSSQIVTRMLVKALMAMPGPDFSLCLFLIPERVQMEDQFKTLIVLSHYLETGRFRQFWDEAAKNRHILDTVPGFEQAIQGYAVHVLSLTYQKVPRTVLAEAINIEGLSLDKFLEHQVANSGWVIEKSQGRGQLIVLPRNEYNDPILKKNTAESVPLENITRIFPILS; this comes from the exons ATGGGAAGAGAACCAGCGAAGCCGCAACAACAAGGACAAGAAACTGATTACACCGTCGATCAGCTCGTTGCATTCAATCGTTACAATCCCGATATTTTTCCAGATCTCGAAAACTCTGTCAATGAACAG GTTTCATCTCAAACTTACAGCCTCGAATCAAATCTATGCCTTCTTCGCCTCTACCAG TTTGAACCTGAGAAACTGAGTTCCCAGATTGTAACTCGCATGTTGGTTAAG GCCCTCATGGCTATGCCGGGTCCGGACTTCAGTCTATGTCTCTTTTTGATTCCGGAACGTGTG CAAATGGAGGACCAGTTCAAGACACTGATTGTTCTGTCTCACTATTTGGAG ACTGGAAGATTTCGTCAGTTCTGGGACGAGGCAGCAAAAAACCGTCATATACTTGATACTGTACCAG GATTTGAGCAGGCAATCCAAGGCTATGCAGTTCATGTCCTATCATTGACTTACCAAAAGGTTCCTAGAACTGTGCTTGCTGAG GCTATCAACATAGAAGGTTTATCTTTGGACAAATTCCTTGAACACCAAGTAGCCAACTCTGGTTGGGTAATTGAGAAAAGCCAGGGCAGGGGTCAACTCATCGTCCTTCCTAGAAATGAATATAATGACCCAATTTTGAAGAAAAACACTGCTGAAAGTGTACCATTGGAGAATATTACTCGCATCTTCCCTATTCTTAGCTGA